A stretch of Pristis pectinata isolate sPriPec2 chromosome 26, sPriPec2.1.pri, whole genome shotgun sequence DNA encodes these proteins:
- the perm1 gene encoding PGC-1 and ERR-induced regulator in muscle protein 1 has product MMESLVRRARRGLCRSCTPNNLCLFCFACASWAMKSAASQSDMWKAAFLVNLSAISAVRYFRRHVQSEDSKSLVLQDTIKRSLR; this is encoded by the exons ATGATGGAAAGCCTTGTGCGGAGAG CAAGAAGAGGTCTGTGTCGGTCCTGCACTCCGAATAATTTGTGTTTATTCTGCTTTGCCTGTGCATCCTGGGCAATGAAATCTGCAGCCTCACAGTCTGACATGTGGAAAGCTG ccttcctggtgaacctcagtGCCATCTCTGCTGTAAGATACTTCAGGAGGCATGTACAAAGTGAAGACTCCAAATCCTTGGTTCTCCAGGATACGATTAAGAGATCGTTGAGATGA